GAAAATAAAACCAACGAATCGAGTTTCTAACAAAGAAAACGTCGTCACTCCTCATTACTTAAGTAGTTTTTGAAGTAGTTTTTTTGTTCTCAACGCCAACGGTTTAACATTTTCCTCATGAAGTAAGATAATGCATTGGCATTATAGGCAGCTCAATCATGTAAGaagatgtaaattaaaatattgcagtATACTGACCCCTCATCCTAGTTCCGGAGATGAAATCGAAGTCCTCTTTACGCGTGGGGTCGAAGAACGCCATTTTACCGATAGATGTGTCGTATGCTGCCACACGGAACGGAATGATCTGCGAAAAGAAATGCGAAGCTAAGTGTAATGCTCTCTAAAAGTTGAGATTATAACATGACAAATTGTAAATTACGTCCTCTAATAATTACATTATGCGATATCAAAGGCCTTCGcatggcttgaacaactttgacactaggttgactactaccCATACgacgaatgaatgaataattatataatcATAAAGTTAGACTACATTGATTTTTAAACCTATTAATACAACTTAAAAATGGAATGAATCAAGATGTAAGCCATCAACTAtagcattataatatattttactacatgAAATAATAGACTCTACGTCATTCGTTAGTATTGATACAACGTGAAACTTATTCATAGCCGCCTTTagacacacactctatcgcacgctcttaggagcgtacagatTACGCGCAGGAGAGcagcgcgctctttcacgcgcgataaTCATGTGCGTTTCATCGCGATCGCATcagtttcatgcgcgatagagtgtgtgtgtaaagagGGCTTATATCTAGTAgttataagcataattttgtaatactggactggtaataaatgatttttatttatttattttttttatctaaagtcAGCAAAAATTGCGTGGATATCATACTTCAAGTTCATTAAGTCCAGGTGCTTGTTTGAGCACCATAGCTCCGTGTCGCGGGTCGAACAGGTCGCCGCCGCCGTCGGGGTGGGGGAGGCCGGCGGGGTCACGGCCTACTATGTAGTGGTTGGCGCCCGCGTTCATACGGCATTTGGCGTGCCATTGTACCTGTGAAGGGAACAGAAGGTGGGTATTGTAGCAAATATCATTTTGAAGgtatatacaacgtgtcccaaaactcaacgtcaaaacgaaaacctgagctaggccgagttgtgttggctctcaaaaaataattaaaaaaaatctatctcatgtagtttcaaaatgacaaccatttttgtaaaattgccaccctctgatgagtttacgtctactgtgggtacaaatgacttcttttctatttctttttttgtgtggagTATTCCGAAGTAATGCTCgtacaaatttcaattcattatttgcacacaacttcattggaatttctgaaaatatcccTTCTATGGAGAACTATGCCTTGAAAATAATtacatcactcaactttgacagtctgtcctgaaaaataattgtactacgctttttcggcatgtacccttaaaagttggcgcatttaatggactttcgaaaatggtatactggtacttaattatttcacagacgacgagaaaataaaaataatcttaagatatttaacttattattagttcgtcataaaactttctcaaaattattctaatgtcaaaagatagatttttttacattattttttgagagcctacacaactcggcctagctcaggttttcgttttgacgttgagttttgggacacgttgtatattcAATTCAAGTCCAGAAATATAGACATTGCTTTTATTAATAGTAGCTTTACGAAGAGCGATTATTCGTGATATAAGAAAATCACGAATTACGTGATTTAAGAAATGTATGTCAATGTTTGATATACTATTATgatgtaaaattataaacaaatcaaaaGTATAGGCTTACCTCAGTAGGACCAGCATACATCATAGGTGATGGGAAGATAGCGAGTACAGTCGCTTGCGGGTCTAACACTCCCTCGTTGAGCACAGCTTTGTGCTGGTTGATACGAGTCTCTAGGGGCACGTCGTCGTCCTTCGTCCAGCCACCTGGaagacaattaattaataagtaaccattcataatgtttttgtttggtgACGTTTAGTTCATATAATTCGAAAGCGGTGATTTTTTAGGCATAAGAATTAATATATTGATGAATGGTATTATATTACTTGTACTAGGCTATGATGGTTAAGaacctgtaaaaatagttgtaagaggcatttaaataaataaattaaaaaacaaactatgGGCTACTACATTTTATCATTATACCGTGTTCTGCAAGTCAGACATACCGATGCCTAACTATCAATACAGTCTTTATATAAGTTCAAACCTATTTATATTCcgccatttaaaataacaaagttttaaCTATTGAGTAGATTATGTGCTTACCCAACGGGTGTAATAGAAGGACAGGCTTCTTGAATCCCCTCTCGACAAGTTGACGTTGTGTGTCTTGCATGAGCAGAGCGTGGCCGTTGTGGATGGGGTTACGCAGCTGAAATATAAACactttgtttagtaaaataatacacCTGGTTAAGCCATGACAAACTATTCAATAACAAGCAAGAACGAGATTCAAATAATGATAGTACTTTTAAGAAATCATTTCGTCTGGAGAAATTATCTTTGTATTGATTATagcgtaatttttttgttaccatAAATTGGTAATTTCGCCGCTGACATTATTGAGAGTTAGAGGATAAAAACGGCAAACAAAAATCCGTAATCCAGGAGAAGATGGTCTAGCggcttttttttctttataaatcgCTATCGTACTAAATTTAAGTTGAACACTGGAATGTACTTACTTGGAAAGCGAACACAGCATCAGCACCAAGTTCCTTGAACTTTTCTCTGAGTTCGTTGGGCGTGAGGCGGTACGAGTCCAAGCCGTCGTTCCAGCGTATACGTTCGAACACTTCGAGGTTACCGCCCACCAACCAGTCGCCTGAGTCTTTGATCatctgacaaaaatataaacagaataTCTAGTGTTAGAATGATGAACACTTTCTACGAATAGTTGCAAAAACGATTTTGTAGTATTGTATGACATTTTGCTGCCTAATAAGTCTGTATTGTGTCGTATCCTTGAATTGAGGCAAGTTTCAAATAAGTAGATACGTGTGAGtatttaaactcatatatttGATGACGCCTTTGACCTCGGTGGACTACGAGTTAAAGGTAACTAATcccataacatttttttttttcgtcaagaaaatgcattactgcatgtctcgctccagggaggtagcgggggtctgtcgggctctcccgccggctaggcgttccggcatttaaatttgggcataccgactaaaaacctgacggtgttccttctacagtcaccataaagtggccaggacgcggtacctccaattggatactccgcgtcccggTAACTAATCcctacaaatattaaatatacgaaTGTATGTAAGTCTTTTGTATTTCTTCTTCATGgctaaattactgaaccgatttagataaaatttcatacaaagatGCTTTGAGACCCTAGAAAGCACATAGTATTATTAATCCCTAGAATCGGGAACTATACGGTTAAAAAGCCATATAACTATAGTCAATGCGGACGGACTCGGACAAGAGCTAGTATTATATACAAACCTTGATATAAGGATGTCCCGTATGATAAATGCCGAACTGTCTCGCGCATCTCTCTTCTTTCCTATGCGGGTAGAACTCTGGCGCTCTAAGTACAGCGACTGCTTTGCCGTTGTATGTAAGGGCGATGGCCCCGGCGCCTGTCAAACGGTCCTTGACCTCAGTAGTGACTGGCAGGACTACGGGCACTGATTGGTTGATGATGGAACCGTCGGGGAGAGTTAGGCAGTTGGAGTGAAGAGCCTGAAAAAGAAGAAATTGTTGAGATTTTTATTgggtaagtatttttattgatagaaGGTTATATTTTGGTGTGCTTATTGAGCGAATTATGGAATTCATATTTGGTTTGAACCGGTTCTTTATAGTTCTAGGATTCATTTCTGGTGAGTCCAAATTAAGAAACCTAAACTAAGTAAGTGTTATTCTTGTGTAGTCTTAGGATCCATTTTAGAAAAGCCTTGTGTCTTTTCCTGAAAATGGTAGAACTTTTTAAGAAGAAACCCGCTTATTCCTTCTCAGTGAACAAACAGCTTAGAAAAAATCCCTTAAGCTTCTTACCGCTTACCAACATTTCTACAACACATAACGCATATGTTTGTTTACACAATTAATAACTCCAGCACACTTTCGTTCCATACAATTCAGTACAATAACTTCAATGACATGCGTATTACTGGTGATTATGTATCGTCATACAGTAGCCAATAGCCAATAGACCGTGGCGTGACGGTAACTGTGGCGTGAAATTGTGATGTAACGACTGCTTATGTTACGTGTTTTATGCGAAATTGATCCTAGGAAATGCAAGGGGgctatattatatagattttcgtaattttaaatgttttactcCCGgattctgagttacatttagctttagtttatctattcaaaagcgttttgaACTCATctaaaaacactattgaatagattaaatactgctaaatgtactacTACTACAATTCAGGTGAGAACTCATGGTCTAACTAACACTTTTTCTCATTTCGTATAAAAgcctttttataactttatgaaaaaatatcggctaataaaagaacattttttacactaacattcattcattttgcACAATTAACCGTGTCTGCAATAAACATTACTTCTTATACAAAGTAATGTATTCAGTACAATTTCCAAAATACGCATTTGTTTCTATCTACGACTTAAATCATCtttcatcattataatattaaatacttacagATAAATATTCATGTTCCCTCATAAATCCTTTGAGAGGATACGCCCAGCCTTCAGACAAGACctgtaaacataattattgataaatCATATCAGTTACATAACACAGTAGTATCTAATCGTACCAATAAAACTATCTGATTAGCTGAATAACAAACTTTGAGCAGTCACTAAGGAAAACTGTTACAgcttaatttaaagttattataagaAGTAGGTACTGATGATAAGAACATCCTTATTATCATATTGATAAATTAAGGAAATGCAACATGTACCAGTGTAATTGTTTAATGTGCACACActaagtcctgcacagttgcaCACTGGTCTGCTTCCCGCGTCGGGCAAATAACTACGTTTTTATCTTATTTAGctgtaaaaatcttttatatagTAGCGCGGAGTTTCAGTCcatgccattttttttatttaaattgttggGTTACGTCTGTAGAATTTTTAATTGCTGAGTTCTCTTCTGATatcttaatatataaaactcaaagactgactgacatagtgatctatcaacgcacagcctaaACTGGACAGATTGGGCTAAAATTTGGCATGAAGGTAGatattatgacgtaggcatctgctaagaaagaattttgatcaattctactcccaaggggataaaatagggatgAAAGCTTGTATGAAAATTGTGCCCACAAACCACGCGGATGCAGTCGCGGGCATAAGGTAGTAACAATATAAcaggttttataaaatgtatgtcaaCATAATGAAAGACTTTTATCTCACCTGAACCCACTGTAAGTCGAGAATGGTGAGGTCAATCTGTGGTAGCCGGGCCGCTTCTTCAATAGCGCTGGTCAGCCTGTTGCCGTAAATGAACAGTTCCTCTACACCCGCGCTGTGGGTCTCGAACTGAGGGATGATTCCctagaatataaaacattattttcttaattcagGTCCAAGTTTGATCACAAAATGAGAATTCATTATCATAGGCAAATCATATATTTTGacgtattattatagtataagCTTTATAGGATTCTATTCGCTTGACTAACTCGctatatgacaagatgcatggaTGCGAATGAGTCAAGGAAAGTTTGTGAgggtcgtaccaagtggtgttctttgatcattgcctacccctatggaaaaaggagtgattttatttttattattattattttatgtttgttttgtaaaatatggtTACATTAAAGAAAATCTGACTTACAGTATTATTTACACGACACAGACGCTTATTGATACCGATTGCAaagaaaacagaaataaaaattgcaaagtACTTgtataaattctattttttattgtaaaaacgaTCTTGTACACCTATctttatttgttattcaataAAGAATTGTTAAGatcgaatataaattataattataataataaaaataaatgacactTGTAATTGGAACCTTGAAAAGGGAACggaaaactgaaaaaataaaagaaatataaactgcttattattatattcttggGGACCACAGTAGTCAGTTTTAAAGTACTAATTCATCTACTTTCAAGGCTAAAAGAGATATAGGAAATATTAATCAAGGccataatattaaagtttatgttaaaataaaaacgaaacgCAAATAAAAAGGAAGAATGGATTAATAAACCGTGAGAATgctttttttaattcagttgtaaattatttttgaaaatgtgtaTGAAATTATAACTGGCCATTGTCttgataaaatatagttaaattaaaagtagTCATAAAGTGATGAGTCtgtagaataatatttaatgcaGTTTCTGACTGCTGccatataaaaattgtataataaccAACAAGTTATTCTGAAATATTACAAGTAGAAATTAATGATCCACTGAATCACAAAGTCTGAATTGACTGCTAGACTTGTATGAAATGTGAAGGCAATAGTGTGTTTAATAGGTCCCGGGACAAATTGGTTTTTGGGACCGTTTTTTAGTGGACACACCACTTATCCTTATCTTTCTTCATCTAGAAAAAGCGGGTATCTAACAGCTTTTCACTCGTGAAAAAAGTAAGGTATGCATATTAAATGTTGTATTGCTGAATATAATATGAAAGGTTGTCTTGTCACTTGCcacgtaaaatattttgctgaTGGTTTTTCTTGTTGAAGTGACAAATGTATCTTACCTGTGACTCAAGCAGTTGAACAACGTGCATGGTGGACTCCTCGATGGAGTGTCCCACAGTTTGTACCACCAGCTCCGGGGCTTCGGGACGCTCATACTCCTGAGTGATACCTGTGAAGCCCTGCAAATAAAACAGGATTCGTtatcaatttcaatatttagCAGCAGTTAGCCAGCTGATAGCTGGCAGCAAAGCAGAAGCCGGAAGGTATGTAGAAACCCAATTAGTAGAAGGTGGATGATTATTACGTGGTAATAACGGTACTTTCAGCAGtcagcttaaaaaatattatgtcaatgcTCCTGTAAGCACGTTTACAGCAAGGCCCCCTTGGAAAGTCATTAAGGGGCAGTTTCCCGTAGTTTTGATTTAACAACAGTAAAGGATGGTTGAAATTTTTGGATTCTACAACAGGATCTCAAACGGCTATGtaattatgaatttatgaaaTAGTTAACTGTCTCAAAACTTTAATAACAATTAGTCTTATTCTCATAATCTTCAGTTTTCTAAGCAACTTTCTATTTTAAGCACCTTTCTAAGTTGAAAGTCATCATCAATAGTAAAATACTTGTGATAATCATAAAGGATAAAGTACGCAATTTATGCTGTATAAAGTTCAATTGCATACCACTTTATATCTAATGGATTTATCTCTGATAAGTTATTGTAACATCATGGTGACAAACTTAATGTGACACAGCCATGGGTTTATTGATCAATTTAATATCgaatattacaatattgttgTTGTACTGTTTGACTTTGAAACAAGGGATTCGCCGGCTAAAGTAGgaataaagagtattttttcaatttttcagTTCTAATTCATAGTGGGCTCTTGTAACCTTTTCGCACCAGGCAATAATGTCACCAACTGTGACTATAATAAAGTCAATCTTAAACAATAAGTCAGTTAAAAAAGGAGGAGACTCCAATTTATAAATGCTTTAAGcgacataaatatttgtcataaaAGCGTTCCCAGCTTATCCTTTATCAACTTACGTATTTTCGACTTAAAATGTATACGCACTTTTGTTGCGGGGTATACATATATACGTATACGTTACTTctaaaatcctactaatattataaatgcgaaagtttgtgagaatgtatgtatgtttgttactctttcacgcaaatactactgaaccgaatCCGATTATAATGGTATATcacagaataacacatagggtacttttatcccggagtttccgagggatcgggatttacacgggaagagtttccacgtagacgaagtcgcgggcggcctctagtataaaaaaaattcttacCTTAATCTGTCCATCTCTAGCCTTCTTGTACAATCCCTTAGTGTCTCTCTGCTCGCACACCTCCAGAGGTGTGTCGATGAACACTTCGAAGAACGGCAGGTCTGAGTCAGTGTGGATACGACGGGCTACTTCACGATCCTGGCAACAAAGAAACACAATTGACAATTATAAAGGTACTTGTAAACGTAAggagttgtttgtttgtcgtatggttagtggtcaacctagtgtcaaagttgttaaagccgcccgagaggcctttgacatggcttaacgactgttatcttagtagacaacagccgggaccgacttgttacgtgccctctgaagcacggagacgcccagctcaaataccactatgcacaATTTTTTGCGCCTAGTGAAAAAGATACAAAGTTAGCAAGAATTATCTGGCACTTAAGTCCTGCTTTTAACGAGATAAAATTGTAGCTTCGCacttttataacaatgtcattGTATAAAAGTGCGAAGTATTGTACTCTAACATACTAACTAAAATCTAATCATCAGCGACTTTTGATCTCATTAAATAACTCTAAATAATGTTTGTGAATAGTGATAATACAAATGTTTGTGGCACGTTTTAAATGAACTGTTAGtacgttattaatttattaatatgggTCGCATTGAACtaatataattgatataaatgtaTTGAATGTCCTTGTATCATGGTACTGTTTTGACAGCTTGATATAAAtgatgacataataatatattaaaataatcagacgagaatgaaataagaatattgacaaaataatttactgtcTAGTGCCTTGCCTCTAAGCCCagctattttaaaagtataagttAAGCAAACCACAACATTTTCTGAAATACAgccaaaagcaaaaatatgattccgcattttctaaaacattttttaaagaaaatagtgaaattaatACGAATAcagcaataaattaattgatattttcatacaaaaaagtacgaTTGAATTTACTTTTGCCCGTGACTGTACGTTAAAAGGTAAGaaattaagttaatattaaaagtgtATTATTTTAGTGTAAATATGTAAGACGTATTTTTGGCTTTGTttactcattttttttatattaacgtctagtttgaaataaatcattgaCGCACATGTATTACAAATTACGTAACAATTATAGTTACTAGAAGAAACACTGGTAAATATTTGCCAGATTTAAGCAATGATAACGGGAAAcaatgattaattaaattacagtaTAAGTTATATACacctacttacataaaataacaaacttacttttaatattactataaattatattacatatctaatttttatttaaaatctaaatgcTTCTGTAATATTTAGTGTCGGAAAAAGTATATACCATAGAAAAtggcataataaattatattgtacttTACTCAACTTTTTTGAATTGGTAATACTATAATAGAACATTCGTTTTTAAGTCTAGTAGAACTTAGAATAGCAGTTGTATTGATAGACATGTGAAATTTCTTCTACTATTATAATCACATTGATTTGTGCCTCTTTTAACGAACAAATGAAAGTTTATCgttttgtaatacttttaatGATGCCGCATTGATCTCGACGGGTCAATGAACTCGCGATAAGTGAGAAAGATTGCGGGAAGCACGGATACCTACGGTATAATTTGATATCTCGCTTTTAATTTGTGACTGTACTTGTGACACAGTTTTGTGAGGGCCTGTACTTTTCAAAGTACTGTTGTGGCTATCAACCGAATTTCCAAGTGCTTTAAGGCAATTTTATTGGGGTATTAATAAAACTGATAAAGTTCATTAATATGAATATACAATATCGGTACAACATTCGTTACTTACTGTGGCAATGTAACATATCAATTCGTTTTTGGACTGTAGAGTGTAAACCGTGGCTAAATTGTGGTACAGAGTGGCTAAGCTCTTATCATTTAGATTACCTTTCTACTAAAACCAAGTATGAAAGACGTCTTTACCCAGGCTTGGGACAGCAAAAACTAGGCGTAGGCggagtgataaaaataaaagaaacctttaaaaatacattctatAGTAAAGTTAACTATAACTTACCTCAGCGAAAGGCGAGACAAAACTGCAAAGACACACGACACCGCTGTCTGCAAACAGCTTGGCTACTTCAGCCACTCGTCTGATGTTCTCCTCACGGTCCTCCTTCGTGAAGCCGAGGTTCTTGTTCAAGCCGGTTCTGATGTTGTCGCC
The genomic region above belongs to Anticarsia gemmatalis isolate Benzon Research Colony breed Stoneville strain chromosome 5, ilAntGemm2 primary, whole genome shotgun sequence and contains:
- the Papss gene encoding 3'-phosphoadenosine 5'-phosphosulfate synthase isoform X1, which codes for MSLELRNKKVSETFEKYKIGEWGNGHPRTCAQVATNVVEQKHQVSRAKRSRALGSRAFRGSTVWFTGLSGAGKTSIAFALEAYLVSKGIPAYGLDGDNIRTGLNKNLGFTKEDREENIRRVAEVAKLFADSGVVCLCSFVSPFAEDREVARRIHTDSDLPFFEVFIDTPLEVCEQRDTKGLYKKARDGQIKGFTGITQEYERPEAPELVVQTVGHSIEESTMHVVQLLESQGIIPQFETHSAGVEELFIYGNRLTSAIEEAARLPQIDLTILDLQWVQVLSEGWAYPLKGFMREHEYLSALHSNCLTLPDGSIINQSVPVVLPVTTEVKDRLTGAGAIALTYNGKAVAVLRAPEFYPHRKEERCARQFGIYHTGHPYIKMIKDSGDWLVGGNLEVFERIRWNDGLDSYRLTPNELREKFKELGADAVFAFQLRNPIHNGHALLMQDTQRQLVERGFKKPVLLLHPLGGWTKDDDVPLETRINQHKAVLNEGVLDPQATVLAIFPSPMMYAGPTEVQWHAKCRMNAGANHYIVGRDPAGLPHPDGGGDLFDPRHGAMVLKQAPGLNELEIIPFRVAAYDTSIGKMAFFDPTRKEDFDFISGTRMRGLAKSGKEPPKGFMAPSAWKVLSEYYQSLKSKMDTN
- the Papss gene encoding 3'-phosphoadenosine 5'-phosphosulfate synthase isoform X2, coding for MDGPSAPKKKLKTCAQVATNVVEQKHQVSRAKRSRALGSRAFRGSTVWFTGLSGAGKTSIAFALEAYLVSKGIPAYGLDGDNIRTGLNKNLGFTKEDREENIRRVAEVAKLFADSGVVCLCSFVSPFAEDREVARRIHTDSDLPFFEVFIDTPLEVCEQRDTKGLYKKARDGQIKGFTGITQEYERPEAPELVVQTVGHSIEESTMHVVQLLESQGIIPQFETHSAGVEELFIYGNRLTSAIEEAARLPQIDLTILDLQWVQVLSEGWAYPLKGFMREHEYLSALHSNCLTLPDGSIINQSVPVVLPVTTEVKDRLTGAGAIALTYNGKAVAVLRAPEFYPHRKEERCARQFGIYHTGHPYIKMIKDSGDWLVGGNLEVFERIRWNDGLDSYRLTPNELREKFKELGADAVFAFQLRNPIHNGHALLMQDTQRQLVERGFKKPVLLLHPLGGWTKDDDVPLETRINQHKAVLNEGVLDPQATVLAIFPSPMMYAGPTEVQWHAKCRMNAGANHYIVGRDPAGLPHPDGGGDLFDPRHGAMVLKQAPGLNELEIIPFRVAAYDTSIGKMAFFDPTRKEDFDFISGTRMRGLAKSGKEPPKGFMAPSAWKVLSEYYQSLKSKMDTN